From one Buchnera aphidicola (Therioaphis trifolii) genomic stretch:
- the rpsO gene encoding 30S ribosomal protein S15, translated as MKINKKEIILKYSINCNNTGKSEVQIALLSHQIDYLKNHFNIHKKDFSSKRGLLKMVSKRRKLLNYLKNINIIRYNNIISKLELRH; from the coding sequence ATGAAAATAAATAAAAAAGAAATTATATTAAAATATAGTATTAATTGTAATAATACTGGTAAATCAGAAGTTCAAATTGCTTTATTAAGTCATCAAATTGATTATTTAAAAAATCATTTTAATATACATAAAAAAGATTTTTCAAGTAAAAGAGGTTTATTAAAAATGGTTTCTAAAAGACGTAAATTATTAAATTATTTAAAAAATATTAATATTATTAGATATAATAATATAATTTCTAAATTAGAATTACGTCATTAA